A DNA window from Candidatus Neomarinimicrobiota bacterium contains the following coding sequences:
- a CDS encoding BlaI/MecI/CopY family transcriptional regulator, with protein sequence MPVKITTVEWEIMEAVWELKDPVSVREVLEHVFRKGEKAYTTVQTIMNNLEKKGFLRRQKIGLVNFYTPTKSRQQMVKAEMAALISRVFNGSVPALANYLIKSENLSLREIETLKALLEQRETELKGR encoded by the coding sequence ATGCCTGTTAAAATCACTACCGTAGAATGGGAAATCATGGAGGCCGTCTGGGAATTGAAGGATCCAGTATCGGTTCGGGAGGTGCTGGAGCACGTTTTTCGTAAGGGGGAAAAGGCCTACACTACCGTCCAAACCATTATGAATAATTTGGAGAAGAAGGGTTTCCTCCGGCGTCAAAAGATTGGCCTGGTGAATTTTTACACGCCCACGAAATCACGGCAACAGATGGTCAAGGCTGAGATGGCGGCCTTGATTTCCCGGGTTTTCAATGGTTCCGTACCGGCACTTGCGAATTATCTGATCAAGTCAGAGAATCTCTCCCTCAGAGAAATTGAAACCTTGAAGGCGCTCCTTGAGCAGAGGGAGACCGAGTTGAAGGGTCGTTAG
- a CDS encoding methyltransferase domain-containing protein, whose translation MSRGPVANLEEHVPPDWWNRIFNSLYLKTDADVVNDPRITRNEVDLIIQALELSPRDRILDLCCGQGRHTLELARRGYTRLEGLDRSHYLIQKARDQARQMGAGAKFHEGDARQLPWGADSFDAVLILGNSFGYFETLQDDLRVLKEVRRVLKPWGQLLIDIADGQHLREHYQARSWEWISQQLFVCRERSLSLDGERLVSREVITHVDKGILVDQFYAERLYTRESLERLLAEASFTKVAFPETLVTTSQRAQDLGMMERRIIAISRVRKEWTPLRARQKNNDRHIAVVMGDPQRPDTLKPASVFDEDDFYTIDQLKGALQELEGYRFTYLTNHDTLVTDLMKLKGKIDYVFNICDEGYSNDPRNELYVPALLEVLGIPYTGAGPQCLAYCYDKSLVRGIAKEMDIPVADAWFIRPDASSVDLQFDFPVIVKPNFGDSSFGITARCVAYSAEELLNAVQEIREQFGYEKPILVEKFLTGKDLTVGLIGTAPSSYLVLPISEEDYSSLPPELPPICGYEAKWNPESPYWNIKSLPAELPDDTQKALMAWCVSLAERLECRDYTRFDWRLDENGMPHLLEANPNPGWCWDGHLAKMAAHGGYSYPDMLRLILKSAEERLGLNGAQDIPVEEEHAAVMTETVEEPILEIAS comes from the coding sequence GTGTCCCGGGGACCGGTAGCCAACCTTGAGGAGCATGTTCCACCAGACTGGTGGAACCGGATTTTCAACTCGCTCTATCTTAAGACGGACGCCGATGTGGTGAATGACCCGCGTATTACGCGTAACGAGGTGGATTTGATCATCCAGGCACTGGAGCTTTCACCAAGAGATCGGATCCTGGACCTGTGTTGCGGTCAGGGGCGTCACACACTGGAGCTGGCCCGTCGCGGTTATACCCGCCTGGAAGGTCTGGACCGCTCCCACTATCTGATCCAGAAGGCTCGAGATCAGGCCCGCCAGATGGGGGCAGGGGCAAAATTCCACGAGGGGGATGCCCGTCAACTGCCCTGGGGGGCGGACAGTTTCGACGCTGTGCTGATCCTCGGGAATAGTTTCGGCTACTTCGAGACGCTCCAGGACGACTTACGGGTGTTGAAGGAAGTGCGTCGGGTTCTCAAGCCGTGGGGCCAGCTGCTCATCGATATCGCCGACGGTCAGCATCTGCGGGAGCACTACCAGGCACGATCTTGGGAATGGATCAGCCAACAGTTGTTCGTTTGCCGGGAGCGGTCGCTGTCGCTGGATGGGGAGCGGCTGGTGTCCCGGGAAGTGATCACCCATGTGGACAAGGGAATCCTGGTCGACCAATTCTATGCCGAGCGGCTATACACGCGGGAGAGTCTGGAACGGTTACTGGCGGAAGCGAGCTTCACTAAAGTGGCATTTCCCGAGACCCTGGTGACAACCTCGCAGCGCGCCCAGGATCTGGGCATGATGGAACGTCGCATCATCGCCATTTCTCGTGTGCGTAAGGAATGGACGCCCCTTCGTGCCCGGCAGAAGAACAACGACCGGCATATAGCGGTAGTCATGGGAGACCCTCAACGGCCGGACACGCTTAAGCCCGCCAGTGTTTTCGATGAGGACGATTTCTATACCATCGACCAGCTGAAGGGGGCTCTGCAGGAGCTCGAGGGATACCGCTTCACCTATCTCACAAACCACGACACTTTGGTCACCGACCTGATGAAATTGAAGGGAAAGATCGACTACGTGTTCAACATCTGTGACGAGGGATACAGCAACGATCCCCGGAACGAGTTATACGTGCCAGCTCTGCTGGAGGTACTGGGGATACCGTATACCGGTGCCGGGCCTCAATGCCTGGCCTATTGCTACGATAAGTCGCTGGTGCGGGGGATTGCCAAGGAGATGGACATCCCGGTGGCAGATGCCTGGTTCATCCGACCGGACGCCTCCAGCGTGGATCTCCAGTTCGATTTTCCGGTAATCGTGAAGCCCAACTTCGGTGACTCCAGTTTCGGTATCACAGCCCGCTGTGTGGCCTACTCCGCCGAAGAACTGCTCAACGCCGTGCAGGAAATTCGGGAGCAGTTCGGTTACGAGAAGCCGATCCTGGTAGAGAAGTTCCTTACGGGTAAGGACTTGACCGTGGGTCTAATCGGTACAGCACCGTCATCATACCTGGTCCTGCCGATCAGCGAAGAGGATTACTCTTCACTGCCCCCGGAGCTGCCCCCCATCTGTGGCTACGAGGCCAAATGGAATCCCGAAAGTCCCTACTGGAATATTAAGTCCCTACCGGCTGAGCTCCCCGATGACACCCAGAAAGCCTTGATGGCCTGGTGTGTCTCCCTGGCGGAACGGCTGGAATGCCGTGATTATACGCGCTTCGACTGGCGGCTGGACGAAAACGGGATGCCACACCTTCTCGAAGCGAACCCCAATCCGGGCTGGTGCTGGGACGGTCACCTAGCCAAGATGGCCGCCCACGGGGGCTACTCTTATCCGGACATGCTGCGCCTGATCCTGAAGTCTGCCGAAGAGCGGCTGGGCCTCAATGGCGCGCAGGACATACCCGTTGAGGAAGAACATGCCGCAGTAATGACGGAAACAGTGGAGGAGCCAATCCTAGAGATCGCTTCCTGA